A stretch of Monomorium pharaonis isolate MP-MQ-018 chromosome 7, ASM1337386v2, whole genome shotgun sequence DNA encodes these proteins:
- the LOC105835153 gene encoding GSK3-beta interaction protein, translating to MWNDGDDNAARVLDAEQWRLEAQAVIDDVRKHVQDLRVSEQLVSTNQVIYLNLITLEGLRFCVELSVAGFAIVGNQHDDTSNTGNADRFETPYGLLDFISPQYRNSFGNALLDKLKELSDKR from the coding sequence ATGTGGAACGACGGTGACGACAACGCGGCCCGAGTGCTGGACGCGGAGCAGTGGCGGCTGGAGGCCCAGGCGGTGATCGATGACGTGAGGAAGCATGTGCAGGACCTAAGGGTGTCCGAGCAGCTGGTCAGTACGAACCAGGTCATCTACTTAAACTTGATCACGTTGGAGGGTCTGCGGTTCTGCGTAGAATTGTCAGTCGCCGGTTTCGCTATCGTCGGCAATCAGCACGACGACACGTCGAACACGGGTAACGCCGACCGCTTCGAGACGCCCTACGGTCTGTTGGACTTCATCAGTCCGCAGTACAGGAATTCCTTTGGGAACGCGCTGCTAGACAAGCTGAAGGAGCTGAGCGACAAACGATGA